The proteins below come from a single Corynebacterium glyciniphilum AJ 3170 genomic window:
- a CDS encoding TIGR03364 family FAD-dependent oxidoreductase: MTDTADLIVVGAGILGLATAWRAHRHGLSVHVIDRADRPVGASIQNFGHACFTAQADDLQDLGAVSADGWAAAAADAGFRASRPGTVLPAVTPVEMQVLEEFHAHRGDDVRLIDRGAVHTMLGNPDLDCVGGAHLPRDMRVNPREAAPALARHLAARGVRFSWRTSVHTVGDGEALTSRGVFHAPQIVVCPGEHLNDTHPDLVTDHDIRTCTLTMALIDRPSGTPADLAMLTGTSMTRYDGIAAMPSVDDLRRELGSREPALTEAIANVMATAVPDGILIGDSHDYDTSPDPFIDAAQSDLLLDRTTRYLGIARPVVRQRWQGRYADSPSTNLVLQHPDDRTTVAVVTSGIGMTLSFGIADLILTGADAPGK, from the coding sequence ATGACCGACACAGCAGACCTCATCGTCGTCGGCGCCGGCATCCTCGGCCTGGCCACAGCCTGGAGAGCACACCGTCACGGGCTCTCCGTCCATGTCATCGACCGCGCCGACCGACCCGTCGGAGCATCCATCCAGAACTTCGGGCACGCCTGCTTCACCGCTCAGGCCGACGACCTCCAGGACCTCGGCGCCGTCTCCGCCGACGGTTGGGCCGCCGCCGCGGCCGACGCAGGCTTCCGGGCATCCCGCCCCGGCACCGTCCTGCCCGCCGTCACCCCCGTAGAAATGCAGGTCCTCGAGGAGTTCCACGCCCACCGTGGTGACGACGTCAGACTCATCGACCGCGGAGCCGTCCACACCATGCTCGGCAACCCGGACCTCGACTGCGTGGGAGGCGCCCACCTGCCACGGGACATGCGCGTCAACCCCCGCGAAGCAGCCCCCGCGCTCGCCCGACACCTCGCTGCCCGGGGCGTGCGTTTCAGCTGGCGGACTTCCGTGCACACCGTCGGGGACGGCGAAGCACTCACCAGCCGCGGGGTGTTCCACGCACCGCAGATCGTCGTCTGCCCCGGTGAACACCTCAATGACACCCATCCCGACCTCGTCACAGACCACGACATCCGTACCTGCACGCTCACCATGGCCCTCATTGACCGGCCCTCCGGCACACCGGCCGACCTCGCGATGCTCACCGGTACCTCCATGACCAGGTACGACGGAATCGCCGCCATGCCCTCGGTCGACGACCTCCGACGTGAACTCGGCAGCCGCGAACCCGCCCTCACCGAGGCCATCGCGAATGTCATGGCCACCGCCGTTCCCGACGGGATCCTCATCGGCGACTCCCACGACTACGACACCTCCCCCGACCCGTTCATCGACGCGGCGCAGTCGGACCTGCTGCTCGACCGCACGACCCGCTACCTCGGCATCGCTCGACCAGTCGTCCGTCAACGCTGGCAGGGACGATATGCCGACTCCCCCTCGACGAACCTCGTCCTGCAGCATCCGGACGACCGCACCACTGTCGCCGTGGTCACCTCCGGCATCGGCATGACCCTCTCCTTCGGCATCGCCGACCTCATCCTCACCGGGGCCGACGCCCCGGGGAAATAA
- a CDS encoding GntR family transcriptional regulator, which translates to MYSDRAPNLHVQLQDYLRDMITSGELRPGDPIPSEAELCRRFNSSRSPVRQAVTALRHEGLLSGGQGRRSIVQSRASSQSFTTLLSFTEWCRSIGAVPGQRTLELARRPGEDEVTASFDLEPGSSVVEVLRLRTMDGAPAMLERAVFPPEVGRHLFDFDTDTGSIYEHLTGQGVELYRAENRIDALGAPDADADQLGVAPGAPLLRVQRRTSDPRGRLLEIADDRYLPDRAAFTVVNTRSGAAGLSRFPTTDRTAS; encoded by the coding sequence ATGTACTCCGACCGTGCTCCAAACTTGCACGTACAACTCCAGGACTATCTCCGTGACATGATCACCTCCGGTGAATTACGTCCCGGCGACCCGATACCCAGTGAGGCCGAACTCTGCCGTCGGTTCAATTCGTCACGCAGCCCCGTCCGGCAGGCTGTCACGGCACTGCGGCACGAGGGCCTGCTTTCCGGCGGGCAGGGGCGTCGGTCAATCGTGCAGTCCCGCGCCAGTTCGCAGAGCTTCACGACACTGCTCTCCTTCACCGAGTGGTGCCGCTCGATCGGTGCCGTGCCGGGCCAACGAACCCTGGAACTGGCACGGCGCCCCGGTGAGGACGAGGTCACCGCGTCGTTCGACCTGGAACCCGGTTCCTCCGTCGTCGAGGTCCTGCGGCTGCGCACCATGGACGGGGCGCCTGCGATGCTTGAACGCGCGGTCTTCCCGCCGGAGGTCGGACGTCATCTCTTCGACTTCGACACGGACACCGGTTCGATCTACGAGCACCTCACGGGCCAGGGCGTGGAGCTGTACCGGGCGGAGAACCGCATCGACGCCCTCGGCGCCCCGGATGCAGACGCCGACCAGCTCGGTGTCGCGCCGGGGGCTCCGCTGCTGCGGGTGCAACGCCGTACCAGCGATCCGCGTGGTCGGCTGCTCGAGATCGCCGACGATCGTTACCTGCCCGACAGGGCGGCCTTCACCGTGGTCAATACCCGTTCCGGAGCTGCGGGTCTTTCACGGTTCCCCACCACCGACAGGACAGCATCATGA
- a CDS encoding phosphonatase-like hydrolase has product MTLIVCDIAGTTVNEDGIVYRQLRDCVERRGVEVSSDQVNAVKGTEKRSAIATLLSADGRRTSDGEVAEVFADFMDGLRRAYADHPPRPIEGAEDALSRLRAGGARIALTTGFQRSIAETVLEACGWGVAGTNGESGARFVVDALVTSDTVVAGRPAPYLIHHAMELTGVTSVDEVVSAGDTVADLQAAANAGVRGVGVLTGSVPTEVLAAQPHSLILDSLADLPDLDQVPPQR; this is encoded by the coding sequence ATGACTCTCATCGTCTGCGATATCGCAGGAACCACCGTCAACGAGGACGGGATCGTCTACCGGCAACTCCGTGACTGCGTAGAACGCCGTGGTGTGGAGGTGTCGTCCGACCAGGTCAACGCGGTCAAGGGGACGGAGAAAAGGTCGGCGATCGCCACCCTGCTCAGTGCGGACGGGCGTCGCACCTCCGACGGCGAGGTCGCCGAGGTGTTCGCCGATTTCATGGACGGCCTACGGCGCGCGTACGCAGACCATCCACCCCGCCCCATCGAGGGAGCGGAGGATGCACTGTCTCGCCTGCGGGCCGGCGGCGCCCGGATCGCGCTGACCACCGGCTTCCAGCGGTCCATCGCCGAGACGGTCCTGGAGGCGTGCGGGTGGGGTGTGGCGGGGACGAACGGGGAGAGTGGCGCCCGCTTCGTGGTGGATGCGCTGGTCACCTCGGACACAGTGGTTGCGGGCCGTCCGGCCCCGTACCTGATCCACCACGCCATGGAGCTGACCGGTGTGACCTCGGTGGACGAGGTTGTCTCTGCGGGGGACACGGTTGCCGACCTGCAGGCGGCGGCGAACGCCGGGGTCCGTGGCGTCGGCGTGCTCACGGGGTCCGTGCCGACGGAGGTTCTGGCGGCGCAACCCCATTCGCTGATCCTCGACAGTCTCGCTGACCTTCCCGACCTGGATCAGGTGCCGCCGCAGAGGTGA
- a CDS encoding TauD/TfdA dioxygenase family protein produces MTSTLTAPHTTSAPAAAPADDRPSVTRLGQNIGAQVNGIELGGDITDDEVEFIRSALATHKAIVFRNQNLTDESQYAFAERLGTPTLAHPTVHSTGLERLTIEGAANSWHTDVTFVDRIPKISILRAIDLPPYGGATIWANTAAAYKALPEPLRILADNLWATHSNEYDYATGHQEEDKTEHRREFTRNVFETEHPVVHVHPETGERSLLLGHFVKGFTGLKPREFQDLFSAYQDRITKEDNTFRWNWHDGDVVLWDNHATQHYGVKDFGDHHRKIRRVTLAGAVPTSVDGEKSRIITGDATEFSVIDDPRPLVGYIGDAADI; encoded by the coding sequence ATGACCAGCACCCTCACCGCACCGCACACCACCTCCGCACCCGCCGCAGCACCCGCCGACGACCGTCCGTCCGTCACCCGACTCGGCCAGAACATCGGCGCCCAGGTCAACGGCATAGAGCTCGGCGGCGACATCACCGACGACGAGGTCGAGTTCATCCGTTCTGCCCTGGCCACCCACAAGGCCATCGTCTTCCGGAACCAGAACCTCACCGACGAGTCGCAGTACGCCTTCGCCGAACGCCTCGGCACCCCCACCCTGGCCCACCCCACCGTGCACTCGACCGGACTGGAGCGGCTCACCATCGAAGGCGCAGCGAACTCCTGGCACACCGACGTCACGTTCGTCGACAGGATCCCCAAGATCTCGATCCTGCGCGCCATCGACCTGCCGCCCTACGGTGGCGCCACGATCTGGGCGAACACCGCCGCGGCCTACAAGGCCCTCCCCGAGCCCCTGCGCATCCTCGCCGACAACCTCTGGGCCACCCACTCCAACGAGTACGACTACGCCACCGGCCACCAGGAGGAGGACAAGACCGAACATCGCCGGGAGTTCACTCGCAACGTCTTCGAGACCGAACACCCGGTAGTCCACGTCCACCCGGAAACCGGCGAGCGGTCCCTGCTGCTCGGCCACTTCGTGAAGGGCTTCACCGGCCTGAAACCACGCGAGTTCCAGGACCTCTTCTCTGCATACCAGGACCGGATCACCAAGGAGGACAACACTTTCCGGTGGAACTGGCATGACGGAGACGTGGTCCTGTGGGACAACCACGCCACCCAGCACTACGGGGTGAAGGACTTCGGGGACCATCACCGCAAGATCCGCCGGGTCACCCTCGCCGGCGCCGTCCCGACCTCCGTAGACGGCGAGAAGTCCCGGATCATCACGGGAGACGCCACCGAGTTCTCCGTCATCGACGACCCACGCCCCCTGGTCGGCTACATCGGGGATGCCGCCGACATCTGA
- a CDS encoding NAD(P)H-dependent oxidoreductase, with the protein MTIQYPTTPGAALWVYAHPRQQSLNGELLRAGREALSHSYDVTTSDLYAQDFDPVLRERDLGSSAGHPGSIAIQAGEAYTRGELPADLRAEQKKVVDAELLVLQFPLWWYGPPAILKGWLDRILSDNFAYGDLDPDLGVPRRYGDGGLSGRRALVIVTVGEDDRTLGTRGISGDIESILFPLTHGALWFVGIDVLELHVVYDADGLDSEGVDREAARLVERINGINGINGTDAEHPVPYRRLRDGDYAGTRALNESILPGRTDLGIHRRR; encoded by the coding sequence ATGACCATCCAGTATCCGACGACCCCCGGGGCAGCCCTGTGGGTGTATGCACATCCACGGCAGCAGTCCCTCAACGGCGAGCTTCTCCGCGCAGGACGGGAGGCACTGTCCCACAGTTACGACGTGACAACCTCCGACCTCTACGCACAGGACTTTGATCCGGTCCTCCGGGAACGCGACCTCGGGTCTTCAGCCGGTCATCCCGGAAGCATCGCGATCCAGGCAGGTGAGGCGTACACGCGGGGCGAACTCCCCGCCGACCTCCGTGCCGAGCAGAAGAAGGTGGTGGACGCGGAACTCCTCGTCCTGCAGTTCCCGCTGTGGTGGTACGGGCCGCCGGCGATCCTCAAGGGGTGGCTGGACCGGATCCTCTCCGACAACTTCGCCTACGGGGACCTCGATCCCGACCTCGGCGTGCCCCGGCGTTACGGCGACGGCGGACTGTCAGGGCGTCGCGCACTCGTGATCGTCACCGTGGGCGAGGACGACCGGACCCTGGGGACGCGGGGCATCAGCGGAGACATCGAGTCCATCCTGTTCCCGCTCACCCATGGGGCACTGTGGTTCGTCGGTATCGACGTCCTGGAACTTCACGTTGTCTATGACGCCGACGGGTTGGACAGCGAAGGTGTCGACAGGGAGGCGGCCCGGCTGGTGGAGCGCATCAACGGCATCAATGGCATCAACGGTACCGATGCAGAGCACCCCGTCCCCTACCGACGACTGCGTGACGGCGACTACGCGGGAACGCGTGCCTTGAACGAGAGCATCCTGCCGGGACGGACAGACCTGGGAATCCACCGGCGGCGGTGA
- a CDS encoding AraC family transcriptional regulator yields the protein MDMITEVLDGVRSAGALVGRSLLSPPWSLRFEESASMTLVTMLRGDAWIDPGDGEASYLGTGDVGIVTGSEPFSVASEELCRTPPVWIQAAAGRCTDAAGHLLDEEDIGLGTRTCGTTLDAEHALLTGTYVTGGRVAARLLSALPRVLVIPAESVRAGALRMLEDEIAVEEPGQEAVLDRLLDLVLVGALRDWFAGREDEAPGWYRAMSDPVVAPAIRAIHDAPADPWTVDALASLAGVSRAAFARRFAEVMGEPPISYLTSWRLCTAADLLADTRDTVDVIARKVGYSGPFAFSHAFTREYGQRPGRYRMQQGEGVSA from the coding sequence ATGGACATGATCACCGAGGTACTCGACGGCGTCCGCTCTGCCGGCGCGCTGGTGGGGCGCAGCCTGCTGTCGCCGCCGTGGTCACTGCGCTTCGAGGAGTCGGCGTCGATGACACTCGTGACGATGCTGCGCGGGGACGCCTGGATCGACCCCGGGGACGGGGAGGCGAGTTACCTCGGCACCGGGGACGTCGGGATCGTGACAGGATCGGAGCCGTTCTCCGTCGCCAGCGAGGAACTCTGCAGGACACCGCCAGTCTGGATCCAGGCCGCGGCAGGCCGCTGTACCGACGCCGCCGGACACCTGCTGGACGAGGAGGATATCGGACTGGGGACGCGTACCTGCGGGACGACACTCGACGCGGAACATGCGTTGCTCACCGGCACCTACGTGACCGGGGGTCGTGTGGCCGCCCGTCTTCTCTCGGCGCTGCCCCGCGTCCTGGTTATTCCGGCCGAGTCCGTTCGTGCCGGAGCGTTGAGGATGCTGGAGGACGAGATCGCCGTGGAGGAACCGGGTCAGGAAGCGGTCCTCGACCGGCTTCTCGACCTGGTGCTGGTGGGCGCTCTGCGGGACTGGTTCGCAGGGCGCGAGGATGAGGCACCGGGCTGGTACCGGGCCATGTCTGACCCGGTGGTCGCGCCGGCGATCAGGGCGATCCACGATGCCCCGGCGGATCCCTGGACCGTGGACGCCCTGGCGTCGTTGGCCGGTGTGTCACGGGCGGCGTTCGCCCGGAGGTTCGCCGAGGTGATGGGTGAGCCGCCGATCAGCTATCTGACGTCGTGGCGGCTGTGTACGGCGGCGGACCTGCTTGCGGACACCCGGGACACCGTGGACGTGATCGCCAGGAAGGTGGGCTACTCCGGCCCGTTCGCCTTCAGCCACGCCTTCACCCGGGAGTACGGGCAACGCCCCGGCAGGTACAGGATGCAGCAGGGTGAGGGAGTGTCGGCGTGA